The Kozakia baliensis genome includes a region encoding these proteins:
- a CDS encoding NHL repeat-containing protein encodes MACLKASRIALSCILAVGAFAAAGFNSAHAQQERPWVPAPIPAKVEHVSSLVDGEKWHGVVLLANGVIVAERENATSGPLVISVDPQDRISPFPDVSWNDPHVQGPHFVHPTAITTDEQGKAWLLDNGSADISPRLIQIDGPPNVHSLPRNVVMPQSRFTALVVHQPFAYLADQGTATLVVLNLKDGTAKRFFTNDPALRGRRPMFVDGVEQRGKNDLPLARDISMLALQKDGAWIYEQPPCGPLYRVSTALLTDPNYSPIELMESLAQWRDTPTLGGLTISSDNTLYMIDIAQGRLLSFDAGRLPHILLQDPRLTQAGAPIIGSDGKLYVASGNMLLRIVLP; translated from the coding sequence ATGGCGTGTTTAAAAGCTTCTCGTATCGCTCTTAGCTGCATTCTGGCTGTCGGCGCATTTGCCGCAGCCGGTTTCAATTCAGCCCATGCTCAGCAGGAACGCCCCTGGGTTCCTGCCCCCATTCCGGCAAAGGTCGAACATGTTTCGTCGCTTGTCGATGGGGAAAAATGGCATGGCGTCGTTCTACTTGCGAATGGTGTTATCGTCGCAGAACGCGAAAATGCTACTTCTGGACCGTTGGTCATTTCGGTAGACCCGCAAGACCGCATCTCCCCATTTCCAGATGTCTCCTGGAACGATCCTCATGTTCAAGGACCGCATTTCGTCCATCCAACGGCGATCACGACCGATGAACAGGGCAAGGCATGGCTTCTCGATAACGGTTCGGCAGATATTTCTCCACGTCTCATCCAGATAGACGGCCCTCCGAACGTTCATTCATTGCCACGCAATGTCGTGATGCCTCAAAGCCGCTTCACCGCTCTCGTCGTTCATCAACCTTTCGCTTATTTGGCCGATCAAGGTACGGCGACCTTAGTGGTCCTCAATCTGAAAGACGGAACGGCCAAACGTTTCTTTACGAACGACCCAGCGCTTCGTGGCCGCCGCCCGATGTTCGTGGATGGCGTGGAGCAAAGAGGAAAAAACGATCTCCCTCTCGCGCGCGATATTTCCATGCTGGCTCTGCAAAAAGACGGTGCATGGATTTACGAACAACCGCCGTGCGGGCCGCTTTATCGGGTATCCACCGCACTATTGACCGACCCTAATTACAGCCCGATCGAATTAATGGAGAGCCTCGCCCAGTGGCGGGATACGCCCACATTAGGCGGCTTAACGATTTCTTCAGACAACACGCTTTACATGATCGATATCGCACAAGGTCGCCTCCTCAGCTTCGATGCCGGGCGGCTACCCCATATTCTCCTCCAAGACCCAAGATTGACCCAGGCAGGCGCTCCAATAATTGGGTCCGATGGCAAACTTTATGTGGCAAGCGGCAATATGCTGTTGCGTATCGTCTTACCGTAA
- a CDS encoding tetratricopeptide repeat protein → MIDTALARLAGGDISSAEAAFKKILHASPHDSEALHGLACVARACKNPSLAIGLAGKALQDTQVRDEQRARFHLTLGLALAECAHHEAARGALVVSTLLEPRDPRAYAALAESLLQLGRLEDAFSASREAIALAADDIGYRQNYAEILLKAGRLQEAVEIFADIVRICPGNGAAQANLGASLFEAGALDEARKALLQSDRDAPNVPQTLNNLGLVDMALGDLDQACEVLRYANALTPDDARIRNNYGTVLSEFGRSNEAEHIFRSLMNGKGKEAEQARFNLGTLELAQGRMRDGWRNFEARLDLRGVQDDLPRWNGARSEGPVAIHAEQGLGDLVQFLRFLPEAARRAPLRLHFPDSARDLLCMMPDLAPLLGNRVRWSESAEQSCSIMSLPFLLGCDVPSDAPYLQSDVAVIPKRIGLAWAGNPTYRFDARRSLSRAMIEPLLQTEGCTFLCLQRDASEDERCGMMSLPLSDLREAAEAVASCALVIGVDSLMVHLAGALGRPAWLLNRFGGDWRWRGPSWYRTVDEYQVSQAGTPEATWPPLIERVAKDLRR, encoded by the coding sequence ATGATCGATACTGCCCTGGCCCGGCTTGCTGGGGGTGATATTTCCAGTGCTGAAGCGGCTTTTAAAAAAATTCTTCACGCATCTCCTCATGATTCCGAGGCGCTTCACGGCTTGGCTTGCGTGGCGCGAGCTTGCAAAAATCCGTCTTTGGCGATCGGTCTGGCCGGAAAGGCGCTTCAGGATACGCAAGTGCGAGACGAGCAACGCGCACGCTTTCATCTGACGCTCGGGCTGGCGCTCGCAGAATGCGCCCATCATGAAGCGGCACGGGGCGCGCTTGTCGTCTCGACGCTATTAGAGCCGCGTGACCCTCGGGCTTACGCCGCGCTTGCCGAGTCCTTGCTGCAACTCGGACGTCTTGAAGATGCATTTTCCGCTTCGCGCGAGGCAATCGCGCTGGCGGCGGATGATATTGGCTATCGGCAAAATTATGCGGAAATTTTGCTCAAAGCCGGGCGCCTCCAGGAGGCAGTCGAAATCTTTGCGGATATTGTAAGGATTTGCCCTGGTAATGGGGCGGCGCAGGCTAATCTCGGCGCGTCGCTCTTTGAAGCCGGCGCGTTAGACGAAGCGCGGAAAGCCTTGCTGCAATCCGACCGTGACGCGCCGAACGTGCCGCAAACGCTCAATAATCTCGGCCTTGTCGATATGGCGCTGGGCGATCTCGATCAAGCTTGTGAAGTACTGCGTTATGCTAACGCACTTACGCCGGATGATGCGCGTATTCGCAATAATTACGGAACGGTTTTGTCAGAGTTTGGGCGCTCAAACGAAGCGGAGCACATTTTTCGCTCGCTGATGAACGGAAAGGGAAAAGAAGCCGAGCAAGCGCGCTTCAATCTCGGCACGTTGGAATTGGCGCAGGGGCGTATGCGTGACGGATGGCGAAATTTCGAGGCGCGGTTAGATCTGCGTGGCGTGCAGGACGATCTTCCGCGTTGGAACGGAGCGAGAAGTGAAGGGCCGGTTGCGATTCACGCGGAACAAGGCCTTGGCGACCTTGTGCAGTTTCTTCGTTTCCTACCCGAAGCGGCGAGACGCGCCCCGCTCCGGCTGCATTTCCCCGATTCTGCGCGTGATCTATTATGCATGATGCCCGATCTTGCGCCCTTATTGGGAAATCGTGTGCGGTGGAGCGAAAGTGCGGAGCAATCTTGCTCCATCATGAGCCTGCCGTTTTTGCTTGGATGCGACGTTCCATCGGATGCGCCTTACCTGCAAAGCGATGTGGCCGTGATTCCAAAGCGTATCGGTTTGGCGTGGGCCGGAAATCCGACATACCGGTTCGACGCGCGCCGTTCGCTCTCTCGCGCTATGATCGAGCCGTTGCTTCAAACCGAAGGGTGCACTTTTCTTTGCCTACAGCGCGATGCTTCGGAGGATGAGCGTTGCGGTATGATGTCGCTTCCGTTGAGCGATTTAAGAGAAGCCGCCGAGGCGGTGGCTTCGTGTGCGTTGGTGATCGGCGTGGATAGTTTGATGGTGCATCTGGCGGGCGCTTTGGGGCGTCCCGCTTGGTTGCTCAATCGGTTCGGCGGCGATTGGCGTTGGCGCGGCCCGTCTTGGTATCGCACGGTCGACGAATATCAAGTTAGCCAAGCGGGAACGCCGGAAGCAACCTGGCCGCCTTTGATCGAGCGCGTGGCGAAGGATTTGCGCCGGTGA